TAATTTGATTGATGGTCGACATCAGCCCAGTGACTATGATTTACAAATGCGTGATTGGTTGGATTACTACCAAATTCCCGTTTTGTACGTAGCTACGAAGGTCGATAAATTGGCTAAAAGTAAGGTTCCTCAGCAACAGCAAATGTTACGGCGGGAACTGGAATTAGAAGACGATGAACCGTTGGTAATGTTTTCAGCCAAAACCAAGTTGGGCAAGGACCAAATTGAGGCTTGGATTGAACAACAAACTCAAGCATAAAAAAGGATCATTGGAGCTTTTCCAATGATCCTTTTCAATTTAAAGGCTGAGGTTAAAGTTTAGCCGTGAAGAATTCATCTAATTTAGTGACTGCTTTGTCGGTTGCTTCAGGTTGGTCATACAAATCGTAGTGAGTTGTGTTAGGAAAGACCGTAAGTTCCTTATCTTGAGTGGCTGCTCGATCGTAATATTCGTAGGCAAAGCGATAGGAAGCAAAGCCCCCAGGAATATCTCCTACGATTAATTCTAACGGTTGAGTGGCCAATTTGTCAGCTAGATCTAATGGATCATAGCCAAAGTCAAAGGCTAAGCTAGTGTAAACAAATTGGTTGGGTGCATACTGATCATTGCCCCGTGGGGTTAAATAGTAATCAATGGCTTGTTCAATATCAATGTCAGTAATTCCGGATTTAATCCGCTCTTCTTGACTAGCAGGTAAAACGGGAATATGTTTAACTGCTGCTCCTTGAGCTTCAGCAGTTCGTTGTTGGGCCATATCATTTAGAGTGGCAATCAGGGCATCATTATTAGGTCCAAAGGTTTCTCGATATACCATCCCTACGTTAGCTGGAGCTACTCCGGCTACGGCTTTAATTCGTTTATCAATTTTAGCAGCATTCAACGTGAAACCACCGCCACCACAGATTCCCATGGCGCCGATTTTATCAGGATCAACGTAGTCTAACGTATCCAAAAAATCAATAGCAGCGATAACACCGACTGTACGCGCAAATGGAATTTCTGAATTATGTGGTTCACCAGCACTTTGACCTTGATAAGGGGAATCATATGCAAGGGCAAGCCATCCGTGTTGCGCCAGTTTGGTAGCATAAATTTTTCCGGATGTCTGGTTAAAATCACTGCTAGTGGGATGATTAACCACGATGGCCGGATGCTTTTTCGTTGGATCGAAGTCAGCCGGGAAAAATAGCTGTCCTTTCATTTCTAAATCATTTAATTCCCGCACTGGAAATGTCACGTTTTCTTTTTTAATCATTATTTCGCTCCTTTTTACATTGCAATGAATTATTACACAAGAGTATAATAAAATGGAAAACAAACTAATGCAATGCCCAATTTTTGTCAAAGTTGAATTAATGCACATTGACATCCCAAGTGGGTAGGAAGAGGATGGTTGGATGACAACGGATCGGCGAGTAATTAAAACTAGAGCGGCAATTGCTTCGAGTTTTAAGCGATTACTGGAACGGAATGATTTAGAAGATATTACCATTAAAATGATTTGTGATGAGGCTAACATCGGTAGAAAAACGTTTTATTTACATTTTTCTGATAAATATGAATTAATGGATCAATTTCTAAATGCTCATCTGGAGCAATTATTTGCTGCTTGTCAGGATTTAGAGCCCCATCAGTTAGAAGCCAAAACGCTAATTTGGTTAGAATTTTTTCAAACCAACCAACGTTTTTTTGCTAATCTGTTTCAAAGTCGTTCTTCTTATTTATTTCGGCAAAAGTTTTATGAATTTACCCGGAAATCGTTATTGGATAAGAATTTGCAGTTAGACCCAATTGAATTGGAATTCATTGATTATGGAATCGCCGGTTTGATGGAAGCACTCGTGGTAAAAAATGACTTTGATAATCTTTCGGAGTTAGCCCAAAAAATCACCCAAATTTTACTGAAATTTGAAAATGGGACAAAATGAGTTTGGACCAAAGGATTTAAATTGATTAGCTACCAGCTACTTCATTTTGAGTCCACCAAACAAAAAAAGGAACCATCCCGGAGGACCAGTCCTTTACTTTTTATCCTTCTTAAAGAAGCGGTCGTGGCGTTTTGCTTCGGCGTCACGATCTTCTGTATCTTCTTTTTTCAGATAATCACTACGTTGGTTATCTTTTGGGTTAATTTTGGCAAATTTGTTCAACATTTCGTCTAAATCCGCTTGCTTATTGATGTGTAATCCCATTGCGTTCACTCCTTTGGCCCTATGATAGCAAAAAGTCCCCTAGTTGTCATTTAGTTCGATAGGCAATGTAACCAATTAGTTATACAAATGAAATTAAGTTATTTATAATTATGAAGGTAACTTTCGGAGGAAAGGAGGAAACCCAGTGGCTTCAGAACACATCGAAAATAAATTGAAATTGCTACCCGAAAAACCGGGCGTCTACATTATGAAGGATCAGAACGGCAAAGTAATCTACGTGGGGAAATCCAAAAATTTAAAAAACCGGGTTCGTTCCTACTTTAAAAGTCGGCAGTATGGACGACGAGCTAAACTGGTCGAGAACATTGCGGATTACGAAACTATTATTACGGCGACGGATAAGGAATCCTTTTTATTAGAAATCACCCTAATCCAAAAATATCGTCCTTACTATAACGTTCGGCTTAAAAACGGGACGGGTGGCTATCCATACATTAAAATTACCAACGAACGGGATCCACGGATGTTAGTAACTAGTTATGTAAAAAACGATGGGGCCTACTACTACGGACCTTATCCCAACATTTATGCAGCCGACGAAACGTTAAAATTTTTGCAGAAGATGTACCCGTTACGACGATGCAATGGATACCAAGGTCGAGCTTGCCTGTACTACCACATGGATCAGTGCCTCGGTGCTTGTTTTCGGGAGGTTCCCGAAGCGGAATACCAAGCACAGATTAAGAAGATTAAGTCCTTCTTAAATGGAAACGTGACGGAAGCCAAACAAATTTTGACGCAACGGATGAACGAAGCCGCTCAGAATTTAGAGTTTGAACGGGCAGCAGAGGTCCGGGATCAATTGAATTACATCCAGGCCACGGTCGAAAAGCAAAAGATTATTTCGCATGATTATACGCAGCGAGACGTCTTTAACTTTTACGCTGACAAAGGGTGGCTCTCGATTCAAGTGTTCTACATTCGCCAGGCTCGCTTAATGAAGCGAACGAAGCGCCTGTTTCCGATTTTGAGTACTCCCGAAGAAGAGGTCACGAACTTCATTGTGCAGTTTTATGACCAACAAGATCGGGTGCAACCCCGTGAAATTTTGGTGCCCAAGAGCATTGATACGGATGTGATTACGCAGTTAACCGGGATTCCGGCGCGGACGCCGGTGCGGGGGCAAAAACGGGCCTTGCTGCGGATGGCGCAGGAAAATGCCAAGTATGTGTTAGATGAAAAATTCCGGTTACTAGAAATGAACCAGCGCAAAACGGTCGGAGCCGCGCATGATCTGAGTCAAGTTTTAGGCTTACCGTCAGCACATCGGATTGAAGCCTTTGACCACTCTCATATTGATGGAGCCGATTTAGTTTCGGCTCTAGTGGTGTTTGAAGATGGAAAACCTAACAAAAACATGTACCGGAAGTACAAGTTAAAAACGGTTACCCATGCGGATGAAGCAGCTAGTACCAGAGAAGTCATTCGGCGACGTTACACGCGGTTACTAAAGGAACATGCTGAATTGCCGGATTTGATTTTGATGGATGGGGGTGAAATTCAGCTCAATGCCGTGAAGGATGTCTTAGAAAACGAGCTGGATTTGGACATTCCGGTGGCCGGGATGGTGAAGAATCCGAAGCATAAAACCGCTGATCTACTCTATGGAGTTAATGATCAGCACGTGGATTTGGATCCACACAGTCAGGCTTTTTATCTGGTGCAACGGATTCAGGACGAAGTGCACCGCTTTGCGATTAGCTTCCACCATGACCTACACAGTAAGAATTCGATGACCTCGCGGTTAGATAGCATTAAAGGGGTGGGACCAAAGACGCGAAACAAATTACTGCGTAACTTTGGGTCCATGAAGAAGATTGAAGCTGCTTCGGTCGAAGAATTGCAGCAGTTAGGCATTTCTAAAACGGTGGCGCAGACCATTCACTACTCCTTTGCCAACCAAGTGGCTGCAGGAGAACACACACAGAAGTAACGACTAAAGAACGGAGAAAATATGTTTGTAGATCAAGTACAATTTAAGGTAAAAGCGGGTAAGGGAGGCGACGGGATGGTCGGCTTCCGCCGCGAAAAGTACGTTCCCAATGGAGGACCATCTGGTGGAGATGGTGGTCACGGTGGTAACGTCATCTTTCAGGTTGATTCTGGAATGAGCACCCTGATGGATTTTAAGTACAAAAAGGTTTTTAAAGCCGAAAACGGTGGCA
This genomic stretch from Fructilactobacillus carniphilus harbors:
- a CDS encoding alpha/beta hydrolase, with the protein product MIKKENVTFPVRELNDLEMKGQLFFPADFDPTKKHPAIVVNHPTSSDFNQTSGKIYATKLAQHGWLALAYDSPYQGQSAGEPHNSEIPFARTVGVIAAIDFLDTLDYVDPDKIGAMGICGGGGFTLNAAKIDKRIKAVAGVAPANVGMVYRETFGPNNDALIATLNDMAQQRTAEAQGAAVKHIPVLPASQEERIKSGITDIDIEQAIDYYLTPRGNDQYAPNQFVYTSLAFDFGYDPLDLADKLATQPLELIVGDIPGGFASYRFAYEYYDRAATQDKELTVFPNTTHYDLYDQPEATDKAVTKLDEFFTAKL
- a CDS encoding TetR family transcriptional regulator — its product is MTTDRRVIKTRAAIASSFKRLLERNDLEDITIKMICDEANIGRKTFYLHFSDKYELMDQFLNAHLEQLFAACQDLEPHQLEAKTLIWLEFFQTNQRFFANLFQSRSSYLFRQKFYEFTRKSLLDKNLQLDPIELEFIDYGIAGLMEALVVKNDFDNLSELAQKITQILLKFENGTK
- a CDS encoding SPJ_0845 family protein; protein product: MGLHINKQADLDEMLNKFAKINPKDNQRSDYLKKEDTEDRDAEAKRHDRFFKKDKK
- the uvrC gene encoding excinuclease ABC subunit UvrC translates to MASEHIENKLKLLPEKPGVYIMKDQNGKVIYVGKSKNLKNRVRSYFKSRQYGRRAKLVENIADYETIITATDKESFLLEITLIQKYRPYYNVRLKNGTGGYPYIKITNERDPRMLVTSYVKNDGAYYYGPYPNIYAADETLKFLQKMYPLRRCNGYQGRACLYYHMDQCLGACFREVPEAEYQAQIKKIKSFLNGNVTEAKQILTQRMNEAAQNLEFERAAEVRDQLNYIQATVEKQKIISHDYTQRDVFNFYADKGWLSIQVFYIRQARLMKRTKRLFPILSTPEEEVTNFIVQFYDQQDRVQPREILVPKSIDTDVITQLTGIPARTPVRGQKRALLRMAQENAKYVLDEKFRLLEMNQRKTVGAAHDLSQVLGLPSAHRIEAFDHSHIDGADLVSALVVFEDGKPNKNMYRKYKLKTVTHADEAASTREVIRRRYTRLLKEHAELPDLILMDGGEIQLNAVKDVLENELDLDIPVAGMVKNPKHKTADLLYGVNDQHVDLDPHSQAFYLVQRIQDEVHRFAISFHHDLHSKNSMTSRLDSIKGVGPKTRNKLLRNFGSMKKIEAASVEELQQLGISKTVAQTIHYSFANQVAAGEHTQK